The segment taaaataatgtttttcagataATGCCACTTTCAATTTACACAATTACAACtagtttaagtacaaaatatttaaaattgtttaaaggttcttttctctttaaaattgaaaattacaaaacatacatgagacataaattattactagtatttattaataaaaattatttctacattagtaaattaaaataaaacttacattttagaGACATTTGCAGCAAACAACGCTGCTATGTTCcccgcatacattttttttacacgcGGAACAACACATTTGGGATTTTCTGTCCTTTGTACTGGGACATACATGGCatctttttctagaaattttttgctttttttgcgGAGGAGTATCGCAATTTTCACTGCGGTTACAATTCAATTGGTCACGCAATTGACGGGGAAGAGTAGCCTGCATACTTCTTTCTTGAAGGTGGTCcttcaataattctaaagaaagatCTTTTATGAATAAACTTCTTTTCTTATACTGAACGGGTGGCGTATTTGATGACAGTAATATGATACGAGAATTTACAGTAGCAATATTCAGCATGCTGAAAAATATGACCATAGGCCATCTTTTACTTATCCTCGCAGTAGAATATGTAGCTGACATTTCATCCACTACATCAACTGCGCCCTTTGTAaggttataaaatgttataatctcTGGTTTCTTTGCTTCTCCTGTAGAAGCGTCAATTGTACCACCATTATGCATTGAGGATAAAAGAACAACACATTTGTTTTTTTTCGGTACGTAAGAAACCAgtgtcaaatttttttggaatccaaataatgttgaatattgttCTCGTTTTTTTCCAGAAATGAATTCCTTTGGAAGCTCCCTTTTATTTTTTCGGACTGTTCCcacaagtgtaatttttttcttcaagaggTCTTTTGCTAAATCATAGCTAGTGTACCAATTGTCAACAGTTAGGTTGCGTCCTGAATTGAAAATAGGTTCTAGTAATCTCTTTACAATTTTGTCTGGGCCATTTTCAACGTTATATGGTACTGCTGGTTGAGTTCCTGCATAAATCTCTAGGTTCCATGTATAAAATGTTCTCGCATCTACCAaggcaaaaatttttattccatacttgGCTGGTTTATTTGGCATGTACTGTCGAAATGAACACCTTCCTCTGAACGGTTCTAATTTTTCGTCGATTGTCACATATTCTCCAAGAGTTTGAACTTTTTGACAATTTGCgacgaacatttcaaaaatatttctgatgggAGCAAGTTTATCCACTTCTCTTCTAGAAGAACGATCTCTTATATCATCAAATCTGACACAcctcatcagaaataaaaaacgtTTATATGACATAGTACGGTGGAATATGTCAATTCCTGTTCCATCAGTAGCCCAGAGGTCCTTTACATTTACATGGGAAGATTTGTGCAGTCCACCAAAATAGAGAAGTCCTATAAAtgcctttatttcagaaatttttgtagGATGAGCGTCTCTTTCTCTTCCAAATTTACATGCAATTGatcgaataaaaatattcgtgCACTCGACAATAATTGATATAATACTTTCATCAATCAGAAATGTCCAAGAATTTATTGGCGAGGATACATTTTTTGTTTCGCCAATATTTCCAGgcagttttgaaatgatattgtgAGCAGGAGTTCTCACATTTTTCCTTGGCTCCTTTTTATGCCATATCGTTTTACCGTCTTTCCCAACGTAATCATCGGTGGATTCACAAACGTACACTTCACTGTCTGAATCTAGCTCCTCTTCTGAATTCGATTGATGATCACTAATTAATTCTTCATCAACAATTTCTTCATCTTCCTCATTAAGAGATTCTTCATCTGTTGAAACTTCcgctaataatttttgtaatctttcGCATTCCTCTTTATAACTCAAGTATCGAGACATTATTGCGACCGTCTCCAATGCTTACAAAAATAGATATGCGAACGCTCGCATCGGGCTTTCGAGACCCGCGCAGCTGTTTCTGACAGCAGGTGTTCCATTTTCCAAGAAACGAGAGGGGTGAAATTCCTAGAATGACTGGGGTCAGGTGGCAAATGACCTTGAACGCAGCTACTGGGGAACTTGAGTTTCTACGCTGAAAAACCGattttctgcagaatttttttcaagcgcTCGGGCCTCTGAGGCCCGACGCGCGCGCTCGCGGGTGAATTTTTAAtcttagaatttcattttagagtgttttttgaaatatttggcaaatagtgaatatgaaatttttatttctcaaataattatactcaccaaaaaaaaagtctataatttaattttgtaaaataaaaatgacttttcttatatgatttgaaaatgttaaaagtcTTTAcacgaagaaaattattttaaaaatgtgatgcatcacttattttattaataaactgtcCGTTTTGCGACCAGCTAGTTTGATGGataatcctgtcgatactgctacgttcagtggtggcggggtggtcggctgtacgcaagaagacaAGAAGAAGCT is part of the Argiope bruennichi chromosome 10, qqArgBrue1.1, whole genome shotgun sequence genome and harbors:
- the LOC129987701 gene encoding piggyBac transposable element-derived protein 4-like; this encodes MSRYLSYKEECERLQKLLAEVSTDEESLNEEDEEIVDEELISDHQSNSEEELDSDSEVYVCESTDDYVGKDGKTIWHKKEPRKNVRTPAHNIISKLPGNIGETKNVSSPINSWTFLIDESIISIIVECTNIFIRSIACKFGRERDAHPTKISEIKAFIGLLYFGGLHKSSHVNVKDLWATDGTGIDIFHRTMSYKRFLFLMRCVRFDDIRDRSSRREVDKLAPIRNIFEMFVANCQKVQTLGEYVTIDEKLEPFRGRCSFRQYMPNKPAKYGIKIFALVDARTFYTWNLEIYAGTQPAVPYNVENGPDKIVKRLLEPIFNSGRNLTVDNWYTSYDLAKDLLKKKITLVGTVRKNKRELPKEFISGKKREQYSTLFGFQKNLTLVSYVPKKNKCVVLLSSMHNGGTIDASTGEAKKPEIITFYNLTKGAVDVVDEMSATYSTARISKRWPMVIFFSMLNIATVNSRIILLSSNTPPVQYKKRSLFIKDLSLELLKDHLQERSMQATLPRQLRDQLNCNRSENCDTPPQKKQKISRKRCHVCPSTKDRKSQMCCSACKKNVCGEHSSVVCCKCL